A single genomic interval of Microbulbifer variabilis harbors:
- a CDS encoding aminotransferase class I/II-fold pyridoxal phosphate-dependent enzyme: MLVDKNMGLEMKMPELGNLKHSVQKLECHVALVSADSKLAGDWVSALNNTATLHENPFGLVFEAVLPADVEQLALEESRLQAIIVDGGTDTQGLEAADLLADQIHALRSQLNIFLVAQSDVAGGTPLAGKSGVKSLTNLRRRFDELFDRREGNFNHMFRLVQAFIARRASTPFADTLKEYVFSARDAWHTPGHSGGDSLRNSPWVGDFYRFMGEHVFNTDLSVSVQILDSLLEPHSVIQEAQDLAAQAFGSRHTFFLTNGTSTANKVVIQQILGGGGKIIVDQACHKSVHHAIVMNRCEPVYLKSVLHPEFGIYGPVKRSDIEAALDEHSDARLLVITSCTYDGLRYDLKPIIDYAHERGVKVLVDEAWFAHGFFHPELRPTALECGADYVTQSTHKMLSAFSQASMIHVQDPDFDEFRFRENLNMHASTSPQYAMIASLDVARKQMAMEGYGRLKQCLQMVETLRRAVNETGVFRALTRDDLIAEPLAGDNIGLDPTKVTIDISRSGFSGNEMQIKLFDQYGIQVEKTTYNTITVLVTLGSTESKLLRLIHALKQLAGNTHKRIHVGTPRRLPEFTRFTCLPADAYFADTEELPLMDNGVDATQNLISRTSADEIVPYPPGIPVLVPGQEISEQIVQYLQQLLQGQNTTEIHGLIFRSDEPMLRVVKEVAEKSENKDKKSGGKKAK, from the coding sequence ATGCTGGTGGATAAGAATATGGGTTTGGAAATGAAGATGCCTGAACTGGGCAACCTGAAGCACAGCGTACAGAAGCTGGAATGCCATGTCGCGCTAGTGAGCGCAGACAGCAAATTAGCGGGAGACTGGGTTAGCGCCCTCAATAACACCGCGACTCTGCATGAAAACCCCTTTGGCCTGGTGTTTGAGGCTGTGTTACCGGCAGATGTGGAACAACTGGCACTGGAGGAGTCTCGTCTTCAGGCGATTATCGTAGATGGTGGCACCGATACACAGGGGTTGGAAGCTGCCGATCTGCTTGCTGACCAGATACATGCACTTCGTTCTCAACTCAATATTTTTTTGGTGGCACAAAGTGATGTCGCCGGTGGTACTCCTCTTGCCGGTAAGAGTGGGGTTAAGTCACTGACCAACCTGCGCCGCCGCTTTGACGAGCTGTTTGATCGCCGAGAGGGCAATTTCAACCATATGTTCCGCCTGGTACAGGCGTTTATTGCCCGCCGCGCCTCCACGCCTTTTGCCGATACCCTGAAGGAATATGTATTCTCCGCACGTGACGCTTGGCATACTCCTGGTCACTCCGGTGGCGACAGCCTGCGCAACAGCCCCTGGGTAGGGGACTTTTACCGCTTTATGGGCGAGCATGTATTCAATACGGATTTGTCTGTTTCCGTACAGATACTCGACAGCCTGCTGGAACCGCACTCGGTAATTCAGGAAGCACAGGATCTTGCCGCCCAGGCGTTTGGTTCGCGCCATACCTTTTTCCTGACCAATGGCACTTCTACTGCCAACAAGGTCGTGATTCAGCAGATACTCGGTGGCGGCGGCAAGATTATCGTCGACCAGGCCTGCCACAAATCGGTTCACCATGCGATAGTGATGAATCGCTGTGAGCCGGTTTATCTGAAGTCGGTACTGCACCCTGAATTCGGCATTTATGGCCCGGTGAAGCGCTCGGATATCGAGGCGGCGCTTGATGAACATAGCGATGCGCGCTTATTGGTTATCACTTCCTGTACCTACGATGGTCTGCGCTACGATTTGAAACCTATTATCGATTACGCCCATGAGCGCGGTGTCAAGGTGCTGGTCGATGAGGCCTGGTTTGCCCACGGTTTCTTCCACCCAGAATTGCGCCCGACCGCGCTCGAGTGTGGCGCCGACTATGTGACCCAGAGTACCCATAAGATGTTGTCGGCTTTCTCCCAGGCCAGCATGATTCATGTGCAGGACCCGGACTTCGACGAATTCCGTTTCCGCGAAAACCTGAACATGCATGCGTCTACCAGCCCGCAATACGCCATGATCGCCAGTCTCGATGTGGCGCGTAAGCAAATGGCGATGGAGGGTTATGGACGTCTCAAGCAGTGTCTGCAGATGGTGGAAACCCTTCGCCGTGCAGTCAATGAAACCGGAGTATTCCGAGCCCTGACCCGCGACGACCTGATTGCTGAGCCTCTAGCAGGTGACAATATCGGCCTGGACCCCACCAAGGTAACCATCGATATTTCCCGCAGCGGTTTCTCGGGCAACGAGATGCAGATCAAGCTGTTTGATCAGTACGGTATTCAAGTGGAAAAGACCACCTACAATACCATCACAGTACTGGTAACCCTGGGCAGTACTGAGAGTAAATTGTTGCGCTTGATTCATGCGCTGAAGCAGCTGGCGGGGAATACTCACAAGCGTATTCATGTCGGTACTCCGCGCCGCCTGCCTGAGTTTACCCGCTTCACCTGTCTGCCGGCGGATGCCTACTTTGCCGATACGGAAGAGTTGCCGTTGATGGACAATGGGGTGGACGCTACACAGAATCTTATCAGTCGCACCAGCGCCGATGAGATAGTGCCTTATCCGCCGGGCATCCCTGTTCTGGTACCTGGCCAGGAGATTTCTGAGCAGATAGTGCAGTACTTGCAGCAGTTGTTGCAGGGGCAGAATACTACGGAGATTCACGGCCTGATTTTCCGCTCAGATGAACCTATGCTGCGTGTAGTCAAGGAAGTCGCTGAGAAATCAGAAAACAAAGACAAAAAGTCCGGCGGCAAAAAGGCAAAATAA
- a CDS encoding IucA/IucC family protein: MNNPQSDAASTGGVDGDAFAQNPVMTAGDTEVNMAAERMSANCFFNALLRETDSGIWHERAGEQLPQGISVPAVHIPLPASGAELWLSVSYRSECGRHQFTLPMILRNAEGTSKTIGFADAAQQVAQEPVFFPGATAESRAQFTRRVSASVKNMAQALDARHADTEKLFTQPLTFVESEQALLCGHSIHPTPKSRDPFTDKDAECYAPEFGNSFALMWLGVDPQYLLGASGAEISEAQFADLVRATDGAPVAPEGFIAIPAHPWQWRQLGQDPRVAELLESGKILELGEGREPWRATSSLRAIYSAQSPYMLKFSLSLRLTNSVRTLQPKEMVRGLEVLKVRDTPLGQEFASRYPRFQVLAEPAYLMLADSRGEQIIESLVMFRENPFLETAAKNTCLLATLTQDHPNGAPCRAAQLVQRLAGEENISIEAASKRWFKAFLDAVIEPLLIAQADFGILFGAHQQNLILSFEGDLPVAGFFRDCQGSGYSRLGEELLKPYLPNLAQDSENVIDEEMANRLFVYYLIVNSCFGLICALSAAGLISEQELLRQLRERLQLLYEGQRRDFSCLAYLLNADEIWAKGNFQCAVIGMNETTTEDPLSIYHTMANPLRTVVDAEVAEA; the protein is encoded by the coding sequence ATGAATAATCCTCAATCCGATGCAGCCAGCACTGGCGGCGTCGACGGCGATGCTTTTGCTCAAAATCCAGTTATGACCGCCGGGGATACGGAGGTCAATATGGCTGCGGAAAGAATGTCAGCCAACTGCTTCTTCAATGCACTACTGCGAGAGACAGATAGCGGTATTTGGCACGAACGAGCTGGCGAGCAACTTCCACAAGGGATCAGTGTACCGGCGGTGCATATTCCTCTACCGGCCAGTGGTGCCGAACTCTGGCTGAGTGTCTCCTATCGCAGTGAGTGTGGCAGGCACCAGTTTACCCTGCCGATGATATTGCGTAACGCAGAGGGTACCAGCAAAACTATTGGGTTTGCCGATGCGGCGCAGCAGGTTGCACAGGAGCCTGTTTTTTTCCCTGGCGCCACAGCAGAATCCAGAGCGCAATTTACTCGCAGGGTCTCGGCCAGTGTGAAAAATATGGCTCAGGCACTGGATGCTCGTCACGCAGATACAGAGAAACTATTTACTCAGCCCCTCACTTTTGTCGAGTCGGAACAGGCACTTTTATGCGGACACTCTATCCATCCGACTCCTAAAAGCCGCGATCCATTTACCGATAAGGATGCCGAATGTTACGCCCCGGAATTTGGCAATAGTTTTGCCCTGATGTGGCTGGGGGTGGACCCACAATATTTGCTTGGAGCCAGTGGAGCGGAAATTAGCGAGGCGCAGTTTGCCGATCTGGTGCGTGCAACGGATGGTGCTCCGGTGGCACCGGAAGGATTTATTGCTATCCCGGCACATCCCTGGCAGTGGCGTCAGCTAGGGCAAGACCCACGTGTGGCCGAATTACTTGAGAGTGGAAAAATTCTTGAGTTGGGTGAGGGCAGGGAGCCGTGGCGGGCAACCTCTTCACTGCGCGCAATTTACAGTGCTCAAAGCCCTTATATGCTCAAGTTTTCTCTCAGCCTGAGGCTGACTAATTCGGTGCGTACTCTGCAACCAAAAGAAATGGTGCGTGGTCTCGAAGTCTTAAAAGTAAGAGATACGCCTCTGGGGCAGGAGTTTGCCAGCCGCTACCCGCGCTTCCAGGTGTTGGCGGAACCGGCTTACCTGATGCTTGCCGATAGTAGAGGTGAGCAGATTATAGAAAGCCTGGTTATGTTTCGGGAAAATCCTTTCTTGGAAACAGCCGCAAAAAATACCTGCCTGTTGGCAACATTGACTCAGGATCATCCTAATGGTGCTCCCTGCCGGGCTGCGCAATTGGTACAGCGCCTCGCGGGAGAGGAAAATATTTCCATTGAGGCTGCTAGCAAACGCTGGTTTAAGGCTTTTCTCGACGCAGTTATTGAGCCCTTGCTAATTGCCCAAGCCGATTTTGGAATTTTATTTGGCGCCCATCAACAAAATCTGATTTTGAGCTTCGAGGGTGATCTGCCTGTGGCTGGTTTCTTCAGAGATTGTCAAGGCAGTGGTTATAGTCGCCTGGGCGAGGAATTACTCAAACCTTATCTGCCTAATCTGGCCCAGGACAGTGAGAATGTCATTGACGAAGAAATGGCCAACCGCCTTTTTGTGTATTACCTGATCGTTAATAGCTGTTTTGGTTTGATCTGTGCGCTTTCCGCTGCAGGTTTAATTTCCGAGCAGGAGTTGTTGCGCCAGCTGCGCGAGCGCCTGCAATTGCTGTACGAAGGCCAGCGACGTGACTTTAGCTGTTTGGCGTATTTGCTCAATGCCGATGAAATTTGGGCTAAGGGCAATTTTCAATGTGCGGTGATTGGTATGAATGAAACCACCACCGAAGACCCGCTTTCCATCTATCACACTATGGCGAACCCCCTGCGAACGGTAGTAGACGCTGAAGTTGCCGAAGCTTGA
- a CDS encoding GNAT family N-acetyltransferase yields the protein MTSSTAALEISLGEQGQLPDGRSWQVAVGGYRCQLNGDNYFQIEYVPGQEIAIFILSSGEISLEALDLWFDWLFALNPALQNTDIVDADTVVSRVSRSNFYQRTELWYRGNNAGEFPLQWVENTQGVRHPLRAEPPKGEVYHRHFHALGIDFSLRHLDPEKDLERFTNWMNQERVAKFWEEEGDKEKQRQFIDSVIQDPHKHPLIACIDGEPFAYFEIYWALEDRIAPYYDCQPFDRGAHMLVGDQRFLGGRFAQAWFNGVTHFMFLDDARTETLVGEPRADNRALLKYINGTFGWKKVKEFDFPHKRAALIMCKRDEFFQSMGGI from the coding sequence ATGACCAGCTCAACAGCTGCGCTTGAAATATCTTTAGGGGAACAGGGTCAGCTTCCCGATGGGCGCTCTTGGCAAGTTGCTGTGGGAGGATATCGTTGCCAGTTAAATGGCGATAACTATTTTCAAATTGAATATGTTCCCGGACAGGAAATAGCAATTTTCATCCTGTCGTCTGGTGAAATTTCGTTAGAAGCGTTAGATCTCTGGTTCGACTGGCTTTTTGCGCTGAATCCAGCATTGCAAAATACGGATATTGTCGATGCGGATACTGTGGTAAGCCGAGTTTCCCGCAGCAATTTTTATCAACGTACAGAGCTCTGGTATCGGGGTAACAATGCCGGTGAGTTTCCTTTGCAGTGGGTAGAGAATACGCAGGGAGTTCGCCACCCTCTCCGTGCGGAACCACCTAAAGGGGAAGTTTATCACCGTCATTTCCACGCGCTGGGAATAGATTTCAGTTTACGTCACCTGGATCCAGAGAAAGATTTGGAGCGCTTTACCAACTGGATGAACCAGGAGCGTGTAGCAAAATTTTGGGAAGAAGAAGGTGATAAAGAAAAGCAGAGACAGTTTATTGACTCTGTTATTCAAGATCCCCATAAGCATCCATTGATCGCCTGTATTGATGGTGAGCCCTTTGCCTATTTTGAAATTTATTGGGCGCTTGAAGATCGTATTGCACCTTACTATGACTGCCAGCCATTTGATCGCGGTGCACATATGTTGGTTGGCGACCAACGCTTCCTGGGAGGCCGTTTTGCTCAGGCTTGGTTTAATGGTGTTACCCATTTTATGTTTCTGGATGACGCTCGCACAGAAACTTTGGTTGGAGAGCCGCGCGCGGATAATCGCGCATTGCTTAAATACATCAACGGCACTTTTGGCTGGAAAAAAGTTAAAGAATTTGATTTTCCCCACAAAAGAGCTGCTTTGATTATGTGCAAGCGAGACGAATTCTTTCAGAGTATGGGGGGAATATGA
- a CDS encoding NUDIX hydrolase, with protein MGFEDSYRLSAHAVITNDSGEVLQLLATYANRSWGLPGGALDPGETIHEALRRECHEELGREVRIEYLSGVYYHKIYNSHAFIFRAHFTDRRHITLSSEHSEVAYFPLERLSEVQRQRVRDCLEFDGVVRSAKF; from the coding sequence ATGGGATTTGAAGATAGCTACCGGCTCAGTGCGCATGCGGTGATTACCAATGATTCTGGTGAGGTCCTGCAGCTGCTGGCGACCTATGCCAACCGTAGTTGGGGGTTGCCCGGTGGTGCACTCGATCCCGGAGAGACCATTCACGAGGCTCTGCGGCGGGAGTGTCATGAAGAGTTAGGGCGTGAAGTGCGTATCGAATACTTGAGCGGCGTCTATTACCATAAGATCTACAACTCTCATGCATTCATTTTCCGCGCCCATTTTACCGACAGAAGACATATCACCCTCTCTAGTGAGCACTCAGAGGTAGCTTATTTTCCCCTTGAGCGCCTCTCCGAAGTGCAACGGCAGAGGGTCAGGGACTGCCTCGAATTCGACGGCGTTGTTCGCAGCGCAAAGTTCTAA
- a CDS encoding IucA/IucC family protein: protein MSGDKYWKQANRNLLVKSLAELCYEQALTAKLETGARYFVELASGVIYRFQAQLTVWDWLLIDAQSIEREGDGQVIPADDAAQFFIDAALDLEASPSTLGNLLHELANTLVADVTLLQKRESLTAHTLGTLTDEKLQCLLDGHPKAMVNKGRIGWGAQEFNAYGTEAAQGVRLLWLAVRRDLAVSGNSDLWDWPQLLAESLSESQLQQLDDKCREKGVNWQEFLPLPVHPWQWQHHISQHYAQQIFSDDLVLLGEFGDEYLPQVSLRTLSNLKRPQALHVKLPLTVLNTSCYRGIPGKFMRCGPALSEWMQLLCERDEQLQSRGTGVLQEVAGLHVPHLHQESIKGAPYRYRELLGATWRQSPASLCAEGERHLLMAALLQKDSSGKSVISALIEASGLSVEAWLEQLFDATVVPLYHLLSRYGIGLVAHSQNLTLVLRDNKVVRVLLKDFQGDLRLAQGDFPDRADLPESAAQVLDQLPANYIIHDLFTGHFVTVLRYLSAQLMTEIGLEERKFYGVLAKVLRRYQESAQRDNGGMAERFQQFNLFRPHIERVCINRVRLRQGYDDSAERPVPIVGGDLTNPLWLAEQESQKHQPATASALEA, encoded by the coding sequence ATGAGCGGCGATAAATATTGGAAGCAGGCGAATAGAAACCTGCTGGTGAAATCGCTGGCTGAGCTTTGTTATGAACAGGCTCTGACGGCAAAGTTAGAAACGGGTGCCCGTTACTTTGTGGAACTTGCTTCTGGTGTTATCTATCGTTTCCAAGCTCAGTTAACTGTGTGGGATTGGTTATTAATTGATGCGCAAAGTATTGAGCGGGAAGGTGATGGGCAAGTAATACCTGCGGATGACGCAGCACAGTTTTTTATTGATGCTGCTCTGGACCTTGAAGCCTCCCCCAGTACTTTGGGCAATTTATTACACGAACTGGCCAATACCCTGGTTGCGGATGTTACTTTGCTGCAAAAGCGTGAATCGCTCACAGCGCATACCCTAGGCACACTAACTGATGAAAAATTGCAGTGCCTACTGGATGGGCATCCTAAGGCTATGGTGAATAAAGGCCGTATCGGTTGGGGCGCACAAGAGTTTAACGCCTATGGTACAGAGGCCGCTCAGGGGGTCAGGCTGTTATGGCTTGCTGTTCGCCGGGATCTCGCTGTGAGTGGCAATAGCGACCTGTGGGATTGGCCTCAGCTATTGGCAGAAAGCTTGAGTGAATCACAGTTACAGCAGCTGGACGATAAATGTCGTGAGAAAGGGGTTAACTGGCAAGAGTTTTTGCCCTTGCCGGTGCATCCATGGCAATGGCAGCATCATATTAGTCAGCATTATGCACAACAGATTTTTAGTGATGACTTGGTTTTACTCGGTGAGTTTGGCGATGAATATTTGCCGCAGGTTTCACTACGTACCTTGTCCAACTTGAAACGCCCGCAGGCTCTCCATGTGAAGTTGCCATTAACGGTATTGAATACTTCCTGCTACCGTGGAATTCCAGGCAAGTTTATGCGCTGCGGACCGGCGTTATCTGAATGGATGCAGTTACTCTGTGAGCGTGATGAGCAATTACAATCGCGGGGCACCGGTGTTCTTCAAGAAGTAGCTGGCCTGCATGTACCGCACTTACACCAAGAGTCGATAAAGGGCGCGCCCTATCGTTACCGTGAATTACTGGGAGCTACCTGGAGGCAGAGCCCGGCAAGCTTGTGTGCTGAGGGCGAGCGCCATCTTTTAATGGCCGCGTTATTACAGAAAGATAGCAGCGGTAAGTCTGTAATTTCTGCTCTGATTGAAGCCTCCGGCCTTTCAGTAGAAGCCTGGCTTGAGCAGCTATTCGACGCTACGGTGGTGCCTCTTTATCACCTGCTTAGCCGTTATGGCATAGGTTTGGTAGCTCACTCGCAAAACCTAACGCTGGTATTACGCGACAACAAAGTTGTTCGTGTTCTTCTGAAGGATTTCCAGGGAGATCTGCGTCTCGCTCAGGGTGATTTCCCTGATCGTGCGGACCTACCGGAATCGGCGGCACAAGTTCTCGATCAATTGCCTGCTAATTACATTATTCACGACCTGTTTACCGGTCACTTTGTCACAGTGCTGCGCTATCTGTCCGCCCAATTAATGACAGAGATTGGCCTAGAGGAAAGGAAATTCTACGGAGTCTTAGCCAAGGTCCTACGCCGATATCAAGAATCCGCACAGCGAGATAATGGCGGTATGGCGGAGCGTTTCCAGCAGTTTAATTTGTTCCGTCCCCATATCGAGCGCGTTTGTATTAATCGCGTGCGCCTGCGTCAAGGTTACGATGACAGCGCTGAACGCCCGGTCCCCATTGTCGGTGGAGACCTGACTAATCCCCTTTGGCTCGCAGAGCAAGAGTCACAGAAACACCAACCAGCAACCGCTTCCGCTTTAGAGGCATAA
- a CDS encoding phospholipase A → MPLSKTNSRWGMPLAVILFVTSQLPLNVALASIDGETEIELKELDTTPEQQQEQCLHEQLLISSADTTLRDIRLLCADRVRAQLGLEEDFFEVDPVVEEYSEELPTDEVLLGGRAQAIRDAASNPFTLASHKTNYILPFTYNPTPEKGGLSDYEGEGKDLDNIEVQFQLSVQVPVWRGFLGSASFMSVAYTNRSFWQAYNSDNSAPFRETNHEPELILTWLNNWSLFGWQNVANQIAFNHQSNGRSEPFSRSWNRVYANFIFERDNFSIGIKPWYRLKEDREDDDNPDIEHYLGHFELGGRYRDGDHTIAVMVRNNLRSENHGAFELTWGFPLGDRVDGYIRYFNGYGESLIDYDESVQTLGFGFTLAQGF, encoded by the coding sequence TTGCCTTTATCCAAAACCAATTCGCGCTGGGGTATGCCGCTGGCGGTCATCTTATTTGTGACTTCACAGTTACCGCTTAATGTCGCCTTGGCAAGTATTGATGGTGAGACCGAAATAGAGCTTAAGGAGTTAGACACAACCCCGGAGCAACAACAAGAGCAGTGCTTGCACGAGCAGCTGCTGATTTCCTCCGCCGATACCACACTGAGGGATATTCGCTTGCTCTGTGCCGATCGGGTGAGAGCCCAACTTGGTCTGGAGGAGGATTTCTTCGAAGTCGACCCTGTGGTGGAGGAGTACTCTGAGGAGTTGCCTACGGATGAGGTCTTACTTGGTGGCCGGGCTCAGGCCATTCGCGATGCCGCCAGCAACCCCTTTACACTTGCCTCCCACAAGACCAACTACATATTGCCATTTACCTATAACCCAACTCCTGAGAAGGGTGGACTATCGGATTACGAAGGCGAAGGGAAAGACCTTGATAATATCGAGGTGCAATTCCAATTATCAGTACAAGTACCGGTATGGCGGGGTTTTCTTGGCAGCGCTTCATTTATGAGCGTGGCTTACACCAACCGGAGTTTTTGGCAAGCCTATAACTCTGATAACTCGGCACCATTTCGTGAGACCAACCACGAGCCAGAGCTTATTCTCACCTGGCTCAATAACTGGAGCCTGTTTGGCTGGCAGAATGTCGCTAACCAGATCGCTTTCAACCACCAGTCCAATGGACGCAGCGAACCCTTCTCCCGCAGTTGGAATCGGGTATACGCCAACTTTATTTTTGAGCGGGATAATTTCTCGATTGGTATAAAGCCCTGGTATCGCCTCAAGGAGGATCGTGAGGATGATGACAATCCGGATATAGAGCATTATTTAGGACATTTTGAGCTGGGTGGCCGCTACCGCGATGGCGATCACACCATAGCCGTTATGGTGCGCAATAACCTGCGCTCGGAAAATCACGGTGCGTTTGAACTGACCTGGGGTTTTCCCCTGGGTGACCGGGTGGATGGCTACATTCGCTACTTTAATGGTTACGGAGAAAGCCTGATCGACTACGATGAGTCAGTGCAGACTCTTGGCTTCGGCTTCACCCTGGCACAGGGGTTCTAA
- a CDS encoding MFS transporter — protein sequence MRRSLNHPKHHLRKINMVVASQGAAQVVLLTQIPLIVERCGLSLASIGGLVALGTFCLMIAGPLWGEMGDRVGRKPVLLAGLTGALLAQCLFVALLVAMSQGYLEESNALIALAISRVIYGLNAAAIYPCCQAWAIDLGEPEKRLSILSGLSAAANLGRGLGPLLALPALLAGALWPLAWLILLPFITLVLTAGLPKGKSYIAETESSENSSLPPGALALFATALLGTVSVGQLQVVMGPALKDLYGLSAMGASSATAVLLAAVAICGFLVQIGLVRKLKAPQMSFMLGVSSLCTGTILLSSTLGSLLAAAGLLIFVVGIAFLVPGYSALLSQANRRGGRLFGFLSLMHTGGYTIGFAIGGWLYERDPQQPLLGLLVSVSLIALFALLSSIISKKKKVGQTQYTAR from the coding sequence ATGCGGAGATCCCTGAATCACCCCAAACATCACCTGCGTAAAATCAATATGGTGGTGGCCAGCCAGGGAGCTGCCCAGGTTGTTCTACTGACTCAAATTCCACTCATCGTTGAGCGCTGTGGGCTGAGTCTGGCCAGCATCGGGGGGTTAGTGGCCCTGGGTACTTTTTGCCTGATGATTGCCGGACCACTCTGGGGTGAAATGGGGGACAGGGTTGGCCGCAAGCCAGTACTACTCGCAGGGCTGACTGGAGCACTGCTGGCCCAGTGCCTCTTTGTGGCCCTGTTGGTGGCCATGTCTCAGGGGTACCTGGAGGAAAGTAATGCCCTAATAGCTCTGGCAATCAGTCGTGTCATTTATGGATTGAACGCTGCGGCCATCTACCCCTGCTGCCAGGCTTGGGCTATTGACCTGGGGGAGCCAGAAAAGCGCTTATCAATTCTTTCAGGCTTGAGTGCGGCGGCTAATCTGGGACGAGGACTCGGGCCACTACTTGCCTTGCCGGCTCTCCTCGCTGGCGCTCTTTGGCCACTGGCGTGGCTGATATTGCTACCATTCATCACCCTCGTTCTAACCGCCGGTCTGCCGAAAGGAAAGAGTTATATTGCAGAAACAGAATCCTCTGAAAATTCCTCCCTCCCTCCTGGTGCCCTGGCCCTGTTTGCCACCGCTCTGCTCGGTACCGTTAGTGTTGGTCAGCTGCAGGTTGTCATGGGACCTGCTCTTAAAGATCTCTACGGTCTCAGCGCCATGGGCGCCTCATCAGCTACTGCCGTATTGTTGGCTGCAGTAGCGATTTGTGGGTTCCTGGTTCAGATTGGTCTGGTGCGCAAACTCAAGGCGCCGCAGATGAGTTTTATGTTGGGCGTAAGCTCCCTATGCACAGGCACCATCTTGCTCTCCAGTACCCTAGGCAGCCTGCTCGCAGCTGCCGGCCTGCTGATCTTTGTGGTGGGGATTGCCTTTTTGGTACCGGGCTACAGCGCACTTTTGAGCCAAGCGAATCGACGCGGTGGCCGGCTATTTGGGTTTCTATCACTGATGCACACCGGCGGTTACACTATCGGTTTTGCCATCGGTGGCTGGCTTTATGAAAGGGATCCGCAGCAACCCTTATTGGGATTACTGGTCAGCGTCTCACTTATCGCGCTTTTTGCACTACTCAGCAGCATAATCAGCAAGAAAAAGAAAGTGGGACAGACCCAATACACTGCCAGGTAA
- a CDS encoding lysine N(6)-hydroxylase/L-ornithine N(5)-oxygenase family protein: MSNFLDLAGIGAGPFNLAVAALMRDTSLRHRFFDAKAEFSWHPGLMLPGAMMQTSYLKDLVTPVDPTNPCSFMAYLVENKRFYDFLHAEQRTVTRREFADYLAWAARRLDSIQMSSRVQSVVDNGEFFELDVHGPNGREQVLTKNLCVAAGKKPNIPECSRPFLSDNCFHALEIALRNPDVSGKRVAVVGGGQTGAEVVINLLSKHWGRPQQVTWVSRRSNYLPLDETPFTNDWFTPEYVDVFRQLSPQRREEVVAEQKLASDGISPDTLKELYQLFYRLVHLEKDAERVALLPNRELVEMSHRGDYQLQLENHLLGEADGTEWVNADIVILCTGLCEALPPCLAPLQERIARDAESRLLLDDAFAARLSGDESGRRLYFLGTGRTSHGIAEPQLSLSAWRAAQVVNDLHGNALYDNQQTGNFMKWITPQAQQAAVA; this comes from the coding sequence ATGAGCAATTTCCTAGATCTCGCCGGTATCGGAGCCGGTCCTTTTAATTTGGCTGTGGCCGCTCTAATGCGGGACACATCTTTGAGACATCGCTTTTTTGATGCTAAAGCGGAATTCTCTTGGCATCCTGGTTTAATGTTGCCGGGGGCTATGATGCAGACCTCTTACCTGAAAGACCTGGTAACGCCGGTTGATCCAACCAATCCCTGTAGCTTTATGGCGTACCTGGTAGAAAATAAACGTTTCTATGACTTTCTGCACGCAGAACAGCGTACCGTAACCCGTCGCGAGTTTGCCGATTACCTGGCGTGGGCTGCCCGTCGCTTGGATTCTATCCAAATGAGCAGCCGTGTACAGAGCGTGGTGGATAATGGGGAGTTTTTTGAGCTGGACGTGCACGGCCCCAATGGTCGCGAACAGGTACTTACCAAAAACTTATGTGTTGCAGCGGGTAAAAAACCAAATATTCCAGAGTGCAGTCGCCCATTCCTGTCTGATAATTGCTTCCATGCGCTGGAAATTGCCCTGCGTAATCCGGATGTAAGTGGTAAGCGCGTCGCCGTGGTAGGTGGAGGCCAGACTGGTGCGGAAGTGGTTATTAATCTTTTGAGTAAACACTGGGGCCGCCCACAGCAGGTAACCTGGGTATCCCGCCGCAGCAATTATTTGCCATTGGATGAGACCCCCTTCACCAATGATTGGTTTACCCCAGAGTATGTCGACGTGTTCCGTCAGTTGAGCCCTCAGCGTCGTGAGGAAGTGGTTGCAGAGCAGAAGCTGGCTTCTGATGGTATATCTCCTGACACCCTCAAGGAACTTTACCAGTTGTTCTACCGTCTTGTGCACCTGGAAAAGGATGCTGAACGAGTAGCATTATTGCCCAATCGCGAACTGGTGGAGATGTCTCACCGCGGAGACTATCAACTGCAGCTGGAAAATCACTTGCTGGGTGAGGCAGATGGTACCGAGTGGGTTAATGCGGATATCGTTATTCTATGCACTGGCCTGTGTGAGGCTCTACCTCCTTGTCTGGCGCCTTTACAAGAGCGCATTGCACGCGATGCAGAGAGTCGCTTGCTGTTGGATGATGCTTTTGCGGCAAGACTTAGCGGCGATGAGAGTGGTCGACGTTTGTATTTCCTTGGTACTGGCCGGACAAGTCACGGCATTGCGGAGCCACAGCTGAGCTTATCGGCCTGGCGTGCGGCACAAGTAGTGAATGATTTACACGGTAATGCGCTCTATGACAATCAGCAAACCGGCAATTTTATGAAATGGATTACCCCGCAAGCTCAGCAGGCAGCTGTTGCTTAA